One part of the Vicia villosa cultivar HV-30 ecotype Madison, WI linkage group LG6, Vvil1.0, whole genome shotgun sequence genome encodes these proteins:
- the LOC131610934 gene encoding uncharacterized protein LOC131610934, with the protein MDTGAIGNSANKLKAVRMENDEFADEDEDFVDDSDDEELEPITLGFLEKPKNRSTLSRQFFPSKAGGLPAWLDPLNIPSGKSSVCDFCGDPLHFVLQVYAPVVEKDSTFHRMLFVFMCPSMTCLLRDQHEQWKRNPEKPSRSVKVFRCQLPRINPFYLSECPKYDGNDKPTGSGAALCDWCGTWKGDKLCSSCKQVRYCSEKHQSMSWRAEHKIACQQIKLSSPALGPNKNGTTSLESRKGHNVGNKNTWPEFEIIEDQSESIVDTSEDNPLSNALISRNRSDDTMNSLMDSFQGDDDKKSWAHFQERIANAPEQVLRYYRNSNAKPIWPILSGRPSKDDIPKCSYCSGSMCCEFQILPQLLYYFGVENETNSLDWASIVVYACEASCEASSPYKHEFPWVQLYSPSAA; encoded by the exons ATGGACACTGGTGCAATTGGAAATTCTGCCAACAAACTCAAGGCTGTTAGAATGGAAAATGATGAGTTtgcagatgaagatgaagattttgttgatgattctgatgatgaagaGCTTGAACCTATCACTCTTGGTTTTCTGGAAAAGCCCAAAAACCGTTCTACTCTTTCTCGTCAGTTTTTCCCAAGCAAAGCTGGAGGACTCCCG GCTTGGCTTGACCCTCTGAATATCCCATCTGGGAAGTCTTCTGTGTGTGACTTTTGTGGAGACCCTTTACATTTTGTGCTTCAG GTTTATGCACCAGTTGTTGAGAAGGATAGTACATTTCACCGGATGCTATTTGTTTTCATGTGTCCTTCCATGACGTGTCTTCTCAGAGATCAGCATGAACAATGGAAACGCAATCCAGAGAAACCATCCAGAAG TGTGAAGGTTTTCCGTTGCCAGTTACCTCGCATTAATCCTTTTTACTTGAGTGAATGCCCCAAATATGATGGAAACGACAAACCTACTGGCAGTGGAG CTGCTCTATGTGATTGGTGTGGTACCTGGAAAGGAGACAAGCTCTGCAGTAGTTGCAAACAAGTGCGGTATTGCTCTGAGAAACACCAG TCCATGAGTTGGCGTGCAGAGCATAAAATTGCTTGCCAGCAAATAAAACTTTCTTCACCTGCTCTTGGACCCAATAAAAATGGAACCACCTCGTTGGAGTCTCGGAAAGGCCACAATG TTGGAAACAAAAACACATGGCCTGAATTTGAGATCATCGAAGATCAAAGTGAATCTATTGTAGATACATCTGAGGATAATCCCTTATCTAATGCCTTGATCTCAAGGAATAGGAGTGATGACACTATGAATTCACTCATGGATAGTTTTCAG GGTGATGATGACAAAAAGAGTTGGGCCCACTTCCAGGAGCGCATTGCCAATGCCCCTGAACAAGTGTTGAG GTATTATAGGAATTCTAATGCTAAGCCAATTTGGCCCATTTTAAGTGGCCGaccatccaaagatgatatccCTAAATGCAGCTATTGCAGTGGATCCATGTGTTGTGAATTTCAG ATTTTGCCACAACTGTTGTATTACTTTGGGGTGGAGAATGAAACAAACTCTTTGGATTGGGCTTCGATTGTTGTGTATGCATGTGAAGCCTCTTGTGAAGCAAGTTCACCTTACAAGCATGAATTTCCTTGGGTTCAACTTTACTCACCTTCTGCTGCCTAA